The DNA segment TAAATTTTCCTCTAGACTTAACAAAGGAACCGATTCACCTAAGATACGTCTGGCAATATTTCGGTAGGCTAGTGATGCCTTAGTATTAGGTTGAAGAGCCACAGGTTCTCCTTTGTTGGAGCCCGTAATAACAGCATCATCATCGATGACAATTCCAAGTAAATCTATAGAAAGAATATTGACGATCTCGTCAACATCAAGCATATCGCCATTTTTCATCATATGACTTCGAATCCGATTGATTACAAGCTTTGGCGGTTCAATTTCCTCCTGTTCCAGTAAACCAATAATGCGATCGGCATCCCGTACGCTTGATTTTTCCGGGGTAGAAACGACGATAGCATGGTCTGCACCAGCCACAGCATTTTTATAACCCTGTTCAATACCTGCCGGACAATCAATAATAATATAATCATATTCTTGTTTCAGTTCGTCAACAATCGCCTTTATGGCTTCTGGGGTAACTGCAGATTTATCCGACGTCTGGGCAGCAGGTAATAAATGAAGGCAGTCAAAGCGCTTATCTGTAATTAGCGCTTGCTTCGTCTTACAACGTTCTTCAACTACATCAACAATATCGTAAATAATTCTATTCTCAAGCCCCATCACAACATCTAAGTTTCTAAGCCCAATGTCGGTGTCCACAAGGCATACCTTCTTATTTTGAAGAGCCAAAGCGGTCCCTAGATTAGCAGTGGTCGTTGTTTTTCCAACCCCTCCCTTTCCAGAGGTAATAACAATTGCTTCACCCATTAAGCATTCTCCTTTCAAAACTCGCCAAATCCGGTCTTCTTCTGGTTACTTCGTGCAGGGGGGCAATCCGTATGTCTCCTTCTCCCGCATCTATAAATCCACAACTCATGTAGACGCCTTCTGACTCGTAATTTGGTGCCTGAGAGAGTTGATCAGCAATACGGAGTTGGTTAGGTTTCATATAAGAGGCAGCTACGATAGCTTTATTATCACCATGGATTCCAGCATGGGCCATCCCTCGCATACTGCCCATAATAAAGATGTTACCTGTAGCCAACACTTCACCCCCAGGGTTAACATCTCCGATTAATAACATATCCCCCCTGGTTTCTACGACTTGTCCAGATCGTATTGTTCTAACAACAGGGGTGATCTCAGTGTCTTCCTTCCACGCCAACGCCTCTTCCTTCGTTATAACTTCAGAATCAATTGACTCTACAACAAGGTTCTGTCTCTCTCGTATGACTTCTCTTAAAGCTTCCTGCTGTTGATTGCTTAAGTAACGTTTTCCTAACTGGATCGTTACTCGAATCATTGGTTCATCATGATCCAGTCCATTCATAGAAAGCTTTTGTTCCAGCTCATTGACTATGGACTTAAATGAACATTGATCATTTAAGTGAAGTGTTAATCCATCTCTCGTTCCTTTAATTGTTACTAATTGACTGTTAGACACCACAAACCCTCACCTCAAAGTCTTAAACAATTCTCTTTTCATGTTCTAAGAGGTTGTTCAAAAAGTCACCAAATGATAAGAGGCGAATCTTTTCGTTCTAATTTGGCAAATTTTTGAACACTCACACTAAGCATTATTTAAATCTTCAGACCACTGCTCTATACGATTCTTCACTAAAGGATATAAAATAATGAAAAAGATCATATTCGCCGCTACTGTAGGAAGTAACCGCAATGTTACGTACTCTCCCCAGGTGAATGTGGTTACTTGTACAAAAGAATAAATGATATATAACATCGTATCAGCCATTGCCACACTAAGAATGGCTAATAATGAAGCCGCAATAAAGTTAGCATGAACCATTTTTTTAACGCCATGAAGAATATAGGCTATCGTCGCATAGGTTGCCATATACACACCAAGCACACCTGTATAGGCAACATCTATTAACAAACCAAAGATCATACCATACCAAATTGCTTGATAAGTATCGTCCCTATCATAAAAGATTGCAATGATGATGACTAAACAAAACACCCAGTGCGGAGTAATCAGCAAATCCGAATAAACAAGATTTGCAGGCAGCAAACTCATAGCCATCCCTTGCATGACGAGTAAAATGAGCAGAAGACCCGCTATTATATACCGCCTCATTGCTCCTCTTCCCCACTCTGTTCTTCTTCAGTTATGGTCTCCATGTCACGGTCCACAACCATGACATGGCTAATGTCAAATAAATCCGCGAATGGTTCAACATAAGCTGTTTTCGTTAAACCAAACTGATCATTGACAACCTCATCAATCGTACCGATACGAAGGTTTTCAGTAAAGACACCGCCTAAACCTGATGATATGACAACGTCTCCTTTGTTGAGTTCCACATCCTGCTTAATTCCTTCGAGTAATAACTTGCCGCTTTCCATGTCATACCCTTCAATTAGACCAAAGGCATTTTCCTTGTCTTCACGTAACACCCACGAGGAAATCTTGTTTGACCGATCAAAACCGCTCAATAATTGAACAGTCGAGTGAAAGGCACCGGCAGATTTTATTTTCCCAACCATGCCTTCACTTGTAATGACAGCCATATCTTTCTCTATCCCATGCTCTTCTCCTCTATTAATCGTCATTTGCTTAAACCAACGCTCAGAGCTGCGTGCAATAACAGTAGCATGAATCGGAGTATAATCACTCAAAGAATTGGCCTTATCAACCGTTGCTCTCAATTCATCATTATCTTTTTTCAGTTGCTGATTTTCTTGAATAAGCCCCTTATACTCAGCTAACCGGGCTTTCAACACCTCATTTTGTTCATAAACATTAAACATATCCTGAACATTATTTGCTGTATTCGTTACTAGTTGCACAGGTGAGTGAAAAATAGTTTGAGCCCACCCCACCGTATCCTGGATGAATTTTTCTGGAATAGTTAATTCGCTGCGATCTCTCATAGAAAAACCAATAAGCACTACTAAAATGACAAACCCGATTAATACGGTCATCAACCTTTTCCTGCGAAAAAATGAAGGCATAAAAAGACTCCTAATCCGTTTTCGGGCGTGCTGCTACATTAGGCTGAGATCTAAAGTGTTGAATATATTCCAGAGACTTTCCTGTACCTATAGCTACACAATCCAGGGGCTCATCCGCTATAAATACAGGCATGTTCGTTTCTTCACCTATGACGTTATCTATATTATTTAGAAGAGCCCCACCGCCTGTCAGGACGATCCCGCGTTCCATAATGTCTGAGGCAAGCTCTGGTGGTGTCTTTTCTAAGGTGTTTTTAACTGTTTCAATAATCGAATCAATCGTATCCTTCAATGCCTCTACGATTTCATCAGAATGAACCGTAATCGTTTGGGGCAATCCACTAAGTAAGTCCCGGCCGCGAATGTCCATTTTTTCTTTGCTTTCAAAATTCCCTGCACCACCGACTTCCATTTTCACTTCCTCGGCCGTACGTTCACCAATCATTAGGTTGTATTTCTTTCGTACATGCTGGATAATGGCATCATCCATTTCATCACCAGCTACACGTATAGATCGACTCGTCACGATCCCCCCAAAGAAATGATTGCAACTTCCGTCGTGCCACCACCAATATCAACGACCATGCTACCCGTCGGTTCCCATACGGGCATCCCTGCCCCTATAGCTGCAGCAAATGGCTCTGCGATAGGAAAAGCCTCCTTGGCACCAGCTTGTTTTGTTGCATCAATAACAGCACGCTCTTCCACCATTGTAATACCAGACGGAACACATACCATGACATTCGGTTTACTTGCGAAGAATGAACGGGTTTTAATTGCTTGCTTAATGTAATACTTCATCATTTGAGCAGTTGTCTCGTAATCTGCTATAACCCCATCTTTCATTGGACGAATAACAGTTATGTATGCTGGGGTACGCCCTATCATATTTCTTGCATCATTTCCTACCGCTTCTATATCCCCTGTTTGTGCATTCTTTGCAACAACAGATGGTTCCCGTAAGATAACACCTTTATTTTTTTGAAATACTAATGTATTTGCTGTACCAAGGTCAATTCCTAAATCTTGTGAGAATCCAAATAAACCCAATACTATCTTCCTTTCTACTAATCCATTTTTTCAAATGGTGAGAACATCTATTTTTTATGAGAAGAAGCGCCGATTTATAAGATCACCTTATAAATGGCGCTCATTCAGTTCATCTATTTAATTATACGAAAAATCATGGAAAATAGATAGTGTTACGAGTATCATATGTTCAAGTTTTTTCCTCTTTGTCAAGATTCGTTTCGATAAACCCTAGTTATTGAGAAGATAAAATTACGAACAAACTTTCGCCATACTTCGTAAAACTTTTATTTACTGTGATGTTTTTGTGAGATTTTATTTACCTCACATTTTATGACAACAAATTTCCCTCTCATTACGATAATAATAGGAGGGATTTTTTATGTCGAGAGAATTTGATAATAACAGCTGGCGACCCAAGAGCTTAAATACGGATGATCTGTTTTACGAAGATACATATGTTGATCTTAAGATTTTCTGGAGGAATGTAAAATTTGAGAATGAACCAGTGGACGGAAACTATAGAGAGTTGTGTGAGAAGTTATCTGGAGAAGTTGTGTCTTACAAAAACAAAAAGCCCTCATTAAATAAATGAGAGCTCATATCTTCAAACTTAATGGTGATATCTTCTTTATTTTTTCTGCATCTTATCCTTCTTTTGAACTGCTAATTTATGGTAATAGCACACTGTAAAATCGATTTCGTTCGATTGTTTTTTTATCAATTATTATTGTTTTGGCATCAATACCTATTGGATTCAGACTAACCCATTATTATTTCTTCAATTAAAGATAAACTCCCTGATATCCTCAAAGACTGTACCTTCTGCTAAAACTTCGACATTTTGGAACCCGGATTTCACACTACTTTAGCATCTTCATCATTTTGTACAAACATTATTATACCTTTCGACCATACATCTTTGGCTACATTATCAAAGTGATCCAAATACAATGAGTGACAATGACAGCAACTATATTAGTCAATTGAAGTTGGATTATGATCCTGTCTTCCTGAAATCAGGGAAAGGAAGATAATACATATTCGACAATTATAGGTCCTTGATTTCAGTAACTGCTTTGTTTTTCAGCGAAAAAGGTGTTCCTTAGAAAAGTCCACCCGTCTTTTCAATCCTTACGCTCACTTTAGGAACGATTTTTACGTTTTTATATTCACTTTTCCAGTCAATTTGTTTCCATAACTCCGGATACTTCGAGGACACTTCCATTCCTATACCAAGAGGATCACTATTTGCTTTTTGCAGTTTTTCCATAATTTCTCCACCTCTTTTTGTGATATATTCGGATGTCTGCTTTTCCATTTTCTTTACATTTCCGATTGACAAGGGGTCAGCATTCAATTCCGTAACTAACTCCAAATCAAGAGTGCAAATGATACTGTTATCGCCAGAGACTTGAACATCCATGTTCCGATTAATTTTCATCACTTTCAGCTCAAACTTCTTTTTCGGGTTTTCTTTATAAGGAACGTGTACATCCCCGGTATGCCCTTTTCGATCCATAAAATAAAGCAAGATGGTTGCTTCTTCATCCGGTAAATATTTGCCGGTGTACTTGTCCTGGTTAAACAAGGCTACACCCGTCACATTAGATTTACCCTTGTCTTTTGTAACGAGAGGGAGGATCGGATCTATTCTGTCCCCCTCCATTTTGTTCCATAAAGTAAAGAGGTTTCCTCTCGGAATTAATGTATTGGTTTCTGCTGCTTCAATTCCACTGAGAACTCGGAATGCGATAGGACTCTCATTATCCTTGATACGTAAAATATCAAGGGCTTTCCCCTTCACAATGACAATTTTTGCCGGTAAATAGCCCAGATTTCCCCTATAGAATATTTCTAACAAAGGATAAAGCCCCTCTTTAACGAGTTCGTCTCCAATAAAAATGAGAAAAGCTTTGGTTATGTCAAGCTTTCCCGGCAGTTTATGTTTAATATTATGACCGAGCTCAGCGGTTGTCGATCCTTTGGCAATCAAAAGCTCGTCGTTCACCTTAATTTCTCCCCCTCCTTGGCTTTTGATATCCAAGGCACGGACGCCGCCTTTGATCAGTTCGGGGTTTTCTTCCGACACATCAAAGCTGATTCCATTAATGAGACGTTTGTCCCCAAGATTCTCCTGGTCCCAGCAACCAGCTAAAATGAGGACGGTTAATATCATAGGTAGTGCTTTTTTCATATATTCACCTTCTTCTTTTTCAGGAGGTAAGAAAGGATCAAAAGGATGCAAGGCAAGAAAAACACGACTGTATAAACGCAATAGTTGAAAATTTGGCTATAGAGGTCTATAGATTGTTGATCGTAGGTGGCAAGGAGAATGAATACATACATAATTCCCCCACTTGAGATGACGAGTTTTTTGAACGCGCTTCTCTTTTTCGCAAGACTCTTACTGGCAATTAGTAAATATATCATAATCGAAGCTGTCATCGGTCCGATCCATATAGAAACAAATAAAAGATCAATACGGTCGATGGTTTGGAATGAAAGGGCTCGGAACATATAAAGAACAGGCTCTCTCACTTGTCCTAAGACGTTAGGACTAAAGACCATCAGGCTTAGAATGACGACAAGCGTATAAAGAATAGTAACGGTCAGGTTAGAAAGGGTAAAAGTCCTTAACAGTTTGCGTTCAGCTATATTGACGTATGGGCTCATAAATAAAATCAACTCAAAACCTAAAAGAGCAAGCAATGCTCCATGACTCCCTTTTAAAATAGGAACAAATCCCGAATCCCCCAACGGCATAAGATTGCGTGTTTCTAGGGGAGTCGTGAGCATAAGGAGTGTGGTAAGAAAACAAGGCAGTACTACAATGGATAAAAGGACGAAAAAACGGGCGACAACAGTAAAATCATTGATCACTAGATACACGCTGATTAAGATAAGAGAACCGCCGACTGCCCAGACTGGTGTAAATGGCAAAAGCCAATTGTTCACTAAATTGATTACTAAAATGCTCGTGTAGGTTCCAATAGCCAAGTATCCGATATAGTGGGTGGCATTAATCATGGTTCCTATGTATTTTCCTGTGATCATCTTTGTAATATCATGATAAGATGTTCCTGGAAAACGTCGAATCAGCAGCCAATAAATGAACAAAGTGAACTGTACAAAAGTGCCAGCAATTAATATGGAAAACCACGCGTCTTGTTCAAGCTTTGCTCCTAATAGGTTAGGCAAAGAAAGCAGCCCTATCCCGAACTGCGCTTGAATCAGTAATAAATACACTTGGAGTTTTGTGAGCAACTGTCCATTTTTCATCTTAGACCAACTCCTCGAGACTTATTTGGAGGTCCCTTTTTGATTTTGTCTACGGATTATAAAGTCCTTCATATCCCTGACACGAAGAGGGGACATTGGAGAAAAGTAAGGTTCTCCGAAGGATTCCAATTTGCATAAGTGAATCAAAATGGCCATCAAGATAAGAGCAATACCAAAGAGACCGAAGAATAAGGCTGCAAACATCGAAATAAAGCCAAGTAAACGGGAGATGACGGACATTTGGTTGAAAGGAGCTGCAAAAGAAGCGATCGCGGTCAAACCGATAATGACGATCATTGTATTGGAAACTAAGCCTGCTTCTACGACTGTGGTCCCGATGACCAAGCCTCCGACGATACCGATGGTCTGCGCAATCGGGGACGGTAAA comes from the Halobacillus shinanisalinarum genome and includes:
- the minC gene encoding septum site-determining protein MinC, which encodes MSNSQLVTIKGTRDGLTLHLNDQCSFKSIVNELEQKLSMNGLDHDEPMIRVTIQLGKRYLSNQQQEALREVIRERQNLVVESIDSEVITKEEALAWKEDTEITPVVRTIRSGQVVETRGDMLLIGDVNPGGEVLATGNIFIMGSMRGMAHAGIHGDNKAIVAASYMKPNQLRIADQLSQAPNYESEGVYMSCGFIDAGEGDIRIAPLHEVTRRRPDLASFERRMLNG
- a CDS encoding GerAB/ArcD/ProY family transporter encodes the protein MKNGQLLTKLQVYLLLIQAQFGIGLLSLPNLLGAKLEQDAWFSILIAGTFVQFTLFIYWLLIRRFPGTSYHDITKMITGKYIGTMINATHYIGYLAIGTYTSILVINLVNNWLLPFTPVWAVGGSLILISVYLVINDFTVVARFFVLLSIVVLPCFLTTLLMLTTPLETRNLMPLGDSGFVPILKGSHGALLALLGFELILFMSPYVNIAERKLLRTFTLSNLTVTILYTLVVILSLMVFSPNVLGQVREPVLYMFRALSFQTIDRIDLLFVSIWIGPMTASIMIYLLIASKSLAKKRSAFKKLVISSGGIMYVFILLATYDQQSIDLYSQIFNYCVYTVVFFLPCILLILSYLLKKKKVNI
- the mreC gene encoding rod shape-determining protein MreC is translated as MPSFFRRKRLMTVLIGFVILVVLIGFSMRDRSELTIPEKFIQDTVGWAQTIFHSPVQLVTNTANNVQDMFNVYEQNEVLKARLAEYKGLIQENQQLKKDNDELRATVDKANSLSDYTPIHATVIARSSERWFKQMTINRGEEHGIEKDMAVITSEGMVGKIKSAGAFHSTVQLLSGFDRSNKISSWVLREDKENAFGLIEGYDMESGKLLLEGIKQDVELNKGDVVISSGLGGVFTENLRIGTIDEVVNDQFGLTKTAYVEPFADLFDISHVMVVDRDMETITEEEQSGEEEQ
- the minD gene encoding septum site-determining protein MinD — its product is MGEAIVITSGKGGVGKTTTTANLGTALALQNKKVCLVDTDIGLRNLDVVMGLENRIIYDIVDVVEERCKTKQALITDKRFDCLHLLPAAQTSDKSAVTPEAIKAIVDELKQEYDYIIIDCPAGIEQGYKNAVAGADHAIVVSTPEKSSVRDADRIIGLLEQEEIEPPKLVINRIRSHMMKNGDMLDVDEIVNILSIDLLGIVIDDDAVITGSNKGEPVALQPNTKASLAYRNIARRILGESVPLLSLEENLTLMAKVKRFFGIRS
- a CDS encoding Ger(x)C family spore germination protein — translated: MKKALPMILTVLILAGCWDQENLGDKRLINGISFDVSEENPELIKGGVRALDIKSQGGGEIKVNDELLIAKGSTTAELGHNIKHKLPGKLDITKAFLIFIGDELVKEGLYPLLEIFYRGNLGYLPAKIVIVKGKALDILRIKDNESPIAFRVLSGIEAAETNTLIPRGNLFTLWNKMEGDRIDPILPLVTKDKGKSNVTGVALFNQDKYTGKYLPDEEATILLYFMDRKGHTGDVHVPYKENPKKKFELKVMKINRNMDVQVSGDNSIICTLDLELVTELNADPLSIGNVKKMEKQTSEYITKRGGEIMEKLQKANSDPLGIGMEVSSKYPELWKQIDWKSEYKNVKIVPKVSVRIEKTGGLF
- the mreD gene encoding rod shape-determining protein MreD; this translates as MRRYIIAGLLLILLVMQGMAMSLLPANLVYSDLLITPHWVFCLVIIIAIFYDRDDTYQAIWYGMIFGLLIDVAYTGVLGVYMATYATIAYILHGVKKMVHANFIAASLLAILSVAMADTMLYIIYSFVQVTTFTWGEYVTLRLLPTVAANMIFFIILYPLVKNRIEQWSEDLNNA